From Myxococcales bacterium, a single genomic window includes:
- a CDS encoding PAS domain S-box protein, which translates to MRPASLTERAGASRGILAARPDTPPNLNSSWREDKRMPTLRRHPMSVTTVLGEVDPRFLEMLEDGPLGVFVVARDGTMQYVNSTIARVAGFPDAASMVGSNIRDFYRDPAERDELWRRVDEHGAISAFPVTLQARDGKPRHLLLSAMLDGDALRGVSVDATATTANHDALQLSLELNRRIVEALPGGVVHVRSDGSIATANADACRVLGLSLDKLTQRYTVDFVTETVDEDGVPCPLEDYPVTRALATGEAQPPRIIGVRRPAGDIAWALFRAVPVKDPKSGEVTGAIVTFLDITSRRRAEEALRESEARYRELVEGSPDPMATVQEQKLVFINRAGVRLLGAETSAALLGKPVEEIVGTHRIDALVEYTRRRHAGELLTAVEAKVRRLDGGEVDVELSAVPYVWRGQPATLFTARDISQRRRAEARYHALVEQMRHTQKLESLGLLAGGVAHDFNNLLAAILGNTTLASRHIPPGSEAAEALAAIEVAARRAADITGQMLTYSGRGHVEARALALSEVVREMAGLLGTVVSKRAELISDLDDSIPLIEGDAAQLQQIVMNLILNASDALGERPGVVSVKTGVRELAQAQLSETYVNDELPGGQYVFVEVSDTGHGMDAPTLSRVFDPFFTTKTKGRGLGLAATLGIVRRHGGAIQVESEVGAGTTFSVFFPASSAAVAVSTTARSNVQPTGGATVLVVDDETIVREVTCRLLEAFGYRAIPADGGSEALRLYAELRPNIDVVLLDMTMADMGGGEVFERLVAEYPGVRVILCSGYFEEDLSVELGSGAAAFLHKPYAANDLVAAIEAAVSNR; encoded by the coding sequence ATGCGTCCCGCATCGCTTACTGAGCGAGCCGGCGCGAGCCGCGGCATTCTCGCCGCCCGGCCTGACACTCCACCGAACCTAAATTCCTCGTGGCGGGAGGACAAACGTATGCCTACGCTTCGGCGGCATCCCATGAGTGTGACGACTGTTCTCGGTGAAGTCGACCCGCGCTTCCTCGAGATGCTGGAGGACGGTCCGCTCGGCGTGTTCGTGGTGGCTCGCGACGGAACGATGCAGTACGTGAATTCGACCATCGCACGCGTCGCAGGTTTCCCTGATGCGGCGTCGATGGTGGGCTCGAACATTCGAGACTTCTACCGAGACCCGGCGGAGCGCGACGAGCTCTGGCGGCGCGTCGACGAGCACGGAGCCATCAGCGCCTTCCCGGTGACGTTGCAGGCGCGCGACGGAAAGCCCCGCCACCTGCTCCTTTCGGCGATGCTGGACGGTGATGCTCTGCGCGGCGTCTCGGTCGACGCTACCGCGACAACCGCCAATCACGACGCACTGCAGCTCAGTCTCGAGCTGAATCGCCGAATCGTCGAGGCGCTGCCCGGTGGCGTGGTGCACGTTCGCAGCGACGGTTCGATCGCCACGGCCAACGCTGACGCGTGTCGCGTGCTCGGACTCAGCCTGGACAAGCTGACACAACGCTACACGGTGGATTTCGTCACCGAGACCGTGGATGAGGACGGGGTGCCATGCCCGCTCGAGGACTACCCCGTGACGCGAGCGCTTGCCACCGGCGAGGCGCAACCGCCACGCATCATCGGGGTTCGGCGGCCGGCCGGCGACATCGCTTGGGCGCTCTTTCGAGCCGTGCCGGTGAAAGACCCAAAGAGCGGTGAGGTGACGGGCGCCATCGTCACATTCCTCGACATCACCTCGCGTCGGCGGGCGGAAGAGGCCCTGCGGGAGAGCGAGGCGCGGTATCGCGAGTTGGTCGAGGGTTCGCCCGATCCCATGGCGACGGTGCAGGAGCAGAAGCTGGTGTTCATCAACCGGGCTGGAGTTCGGCTGCTCGGCGCCGAGACTTCGGCGGCGCTGCTCGGAAAGCCGGTCGAGGAGATCGTCGGGACGCACCGCATCGATGCGCTGGTCGAATACACACGCCGGCGGCACGCCGGTGAGCTGTTAACGGCCGTGGAGGCGAAGGTCCGCCGGTTGGACGGCGGCGAGGTCGACGTCGAGCTCTCGGCCGTGCCCTACGTTTGGCGTGGCCAACCCGCCACTCTCTTCACTGCTCGGGACATCTCACAACGCCGGCGGGCGGAGGCTCGCTACCACGCGCTCGTCGAGCAAATGCGTCACACCCAGAAGCTCGAGAGCTTGGGACTCCTCGCTGGTGGGGTCGCGCACGACTTCAACAACCTGCTGGCGGCGATCCTGGGCAATACCACCCTCGCGTCACGCCACATCCCGCCGGGCTCCGAGGCTGCCGAGGCTCTCGCGGCGATCGAAGTTGCGGCCCGTCGTGCCGCCGACATCACCGGGCAGATGCTGACCTACTCCGGTCGTGGCCACGTCGAGGCTCGAGCGCTCGCGCTCTCAGAGGTGGTGCGGGAGATGGCGGGATTACTCGGAACCGTCGTATCCAAACGCGCTGAGCTCATCTCGGACCTGGATGACTCGATTCCGCTCATCGAGGGCGATGCGGCGCAGCTTCAGCAGATTGTGATGAACTTGATCTTGAACGCATCCGATGCCCTGGGCGAGCGCCCCGGGGTCGTGTCCGTCAAGACCGGGGTGCGCGAGCTCGCGCAGGCCCAGCTCTCCGAGACCTACGTGAACGATGAGCTTCCGGGTGGGCAGTACGTGTTCGTCGAGGTGAGCGACACCGGTCACGGCATGGATGCCCCGACCCTTTCCCGGGTGTTCGATCCTTTCTTCACGACCAAGACCAAGGGTCGAGGACTGGGCCTCGCGGCGACGCTCGGTATCGTCCGTCGGCACGGTGGGGCCATTCAGGTCGAGTCCGAAGTGGGCGCGGGCACGACCTTCAGCGTCTTTTTTCCGGCGTCATCGGCAGCCGTGGCGGTTTCGACGACCGCGCGCTCGAACGTGCAACCGACGGGAGGCGCGACGGTGCTCGTAGTGGATGATGAAACGATCGTCCGCGAGGTCACCTGCCGCTTGCTGGAGGCGTTTGGTTATCGGGCCATCCCCGCCGACGGCGGGAGCGAGGCGCTGCGCCTGTACGCGGAGCTGCGACCAAACATCGACGTCGTGCTGCTCGACATGACGATGGCTGACATGGGTGGCGGGGAGGTGTTCGAGCGCCTGGTGGCCGAGTATCCCGGCGTGCGGGTGATTTTGTGCAGTGGTTACTTCGAAGAAGACCTGTCCGTCGAGTTGGGCAGCGGAGCCGCGGCTTTCCTGCACAAACCGTATGCCGCGAATGACCTGGTCGCGGCGATCGAAGCTGCCGTGTCGAATCGCTGA